A window of Panicum virgatum strain AP13 chromosome 8K, P.virgatum_v5, whole genome shotgun sequence contains these coding sequences:
- the LOC120644093 gene encoding mRNA-capping enzyme-like isoform X1, which yields MTFSMDLNASPLPEDDEQQPYEEAVEVDYAQEGHVESAVATMRREREERRRKLKREKQDDGSRLHSQQIRNDYVPQPKRPSRIKEAPQGWLDCPAFGEPIEKIIPSKVPLDETFNESVPPGKRYSSKQLVNKQRKAGRDIGLVIDLTNTTRYYSPAEWTKQGTKHVKIPCKGRDAVPDNESVNVFVYEAMMFLDRQKQSKNPKYILVHCTHGHNRTGFMIIHYLMRTHVSCVAEAISIFAQRRPPGIYKRDYIEALYKFYHEVPENMMIACPPTPEWKRPDDLDLNGEAKQDNDDDNGDLEPPNNESKVKVITNDDVLGDAVPYDQQEALRVLCYRLLEMPLVRGHTQFPGSHPVSLNSENLQLLRQRYYYATWKADGTRYMMLIMRDGCFLIDRNFCFRRVQMRFPHKSLEGLHDMTLIDGEMIIDTVPKSGLKRRYLAYDLMALDAVSKTKLPFSERWRMLEDEIIRPRYHEKKQFESGAKSNPLYKYDMELFSVRRKDFWLLSTVIRLLKEFIPKLCHDADGLIFQGWDDPYVTRTHEGLLKWKYPSMNSVDFLFELTNDNRQLVFLYERGKKKLMDGARIAFPDEIDPPSVAGRIVECSWNKEEQCWACMRIRSDKSTPNDINTYRKVMRSITDNITEEKLLEEIDEIRRLPMYHDRIAQAHAKMAHRRR from the exons ATGACCTTCTCTATGGATTTGAACGCATCCCCATTGCCCGAAGATGACGAGCAGCAGCCGTACGAAGAGGCGGTTGAGGTTGACTATGCTCAGGAGGGGCACGTCGAGTCCGCTGTGGCGACAATGCGTAGG GAGCGTGAAGAAAGACGTAGGAAACTAAAGAGAGAGAAGCAGGATGATGGATCGAGGCTACATTCCCAGCAGATTAGGAATGATTATGTTCCTCAACCAAAAAGACCTAGTCGCATAAAAGAGGCACCTCAGG GCTGGTTGGACTGTCCTGCATTTGGAGAGCCAATAGAGAAAATCATACCATCCAAGGTTCCTCTCGATGAAACGTTCAATGAGTCGGTGCCTCCTGGGAAACGATACTCCTCAAAGCAACTAGTTaacaaacaaagaaaagctGGTCGTGAT ATAGGCCTTGTGATTGATTTGACAAATACCACTCGGTATTATTCACCAGCAGAATGGACAAAGCAAGGTACCAAGCATGTCAAG ATTCCATGCAAGGGAAGAGATGCTGTACCTGATAATGAATCTGTTAATGTGTTTGTCTATGAG GCGATGATGTTCCTTGATCGACAGAAGCAATCAAAGAATCCTAAATATATCTTGGTTCACTGTACCCACGGTCATAATCGTACAGGTTTCATGATTATTCATTACCTTATGCGCACACATGTCTCTTGTGTTGCTGAG GCAATAAGTATATTTGCTCAAAGGCGACCACCTGGCATATACAAGAGGGACTACATTGAAGCTCTGTATAAGTTTTACCATGAGGTCCCTGAGAATATGATGATAGCATGCCCTCCAACACCAGAATGGAAGAGACCTGATGATCTTGATTTAAATGGTGAAGCTAAGCAGGACAACGATGATGATAATGGTGATCTTGAACCACCAAAT AATGAATCCAAGGTTAAAGTCATAACTAATGACGATGTGTTAGGGGATGCTGTGCCATATGACCAACAAGAAGCTTTGCGTGTCCTGTGTTATCGGTTGCTTGAAATGCCCCTT GTAAGAGGGCACACACAATTCCCCGGATCACATCCAGTCTCTCTTAACAG TGAGAATCTACAACTACTTAGGCAGCGATACTACTATGCTACATGGAAAGCTGACGGAACACGCTATATGATGCTTATAATGAGAGATGGCTGTTTCTTGATTGATCGGAATTTCTGCTTTAGAAGGGTCCAGATGCGCTTTCCCCATAAGAGCCTCGAA GGTCTGCATGATATGACCTTGATTGATGGAGAAATGATTATAGACACGGTACCAAAGTCAGGATTGAAGAGAAGGTACTTGGCATATGATCTGATGGCCCTTGACGCTGTGTCCAAAACCAAG CTGCCGTTTTCTGAAAGGTGGAGAATGCTGGAAGATGAAATAATACGGCCACGTTATCATGAGAAAAAGCAGTTTGAGAGTGGTGCTAAGAGCAATCCTTTGTACAAATATGACATGGAACTATTTTCG GTTAGGAGGAAGGATTTTTGGCTGCTCTCCACAGTTATTAGGTTGCTTAAGGAATTTATTCCAAAACTTTGTCATGATGCTGATGGCCTAATATTTCAG GGCTGGGATGATCCATATGTAACTCGTACTCATGAAGGTCTTCTAAAGTGGAAATACCCTTCGATGAATTCAGTTGATTTTTTGTTTGAG CTTACGAATGATAATCGTCAGCTGGTTTTCCTTTATgagagaggaaaaaagaaaCTTATGGATGGTGCTCGGATCGCGTTTCCTG ATGAAATAGATCCACCCTCTGTTGCTGGGAGGATTGTTGAGTGTTCTTGGAATAAGGAAGAGCAGTGTTGGGCCTGCATGCGTATTCGATCAGATAAATCGACTCCAAACGATATCAACACATACCGAAAG GTGATGAGGAGCATCACAGATAACATCACTGAGGAGAAGCTTCTTGAAGAGATTGATGAGATCAGGCGCCTCCCGATGTATCACGATAGGATAGCGCAGGCTCATGCGAAGATGGCACatcggagaagatga
- the LOC120644093 gene encoding mRNA-capping enzyme-like isoform X2: MTSSSRTKRRLRLTMLRRGTSSPLWRQCEREERRRKLKREKQDDGSRLHSQQIRNDYVPQPKRPSRIKEAPQGWLDCPAFGEPIEKIIPSKVPLDETFNESVPPGKRYSSKQLVNKQRKAGRDIGLVIDLTNTTRYYSPAEWTKQGTKHVKIPCKGRDAVPDNESVNVFVYEAMMFLDRQKQSKNPKYILVHCTHGHNRTGFMIIHYLMRTHVSCVAEAISIFAQRRPPGIYKRDYIEALYKFYHEVPENMMIACPPTPEWKRPDDLDLNGEAKQDNDDDNGDLEPPNNESKVKVITNDDVLGDAVPYDQQEALRVLCYRLLEMPLVRGHTQFPGSHPVSLNSENLQLLRQRYYYATWKADGTRYMMLIMRDGCFLIDRNFCFRRVQMRFPHKSLEGLHDMTLIDGEMIIDTVPKSGLKRRYLAYDLMALDAVSKTKLPFSERWRMLEDEIIRPRYHEKKQFESGAKSNPLYKYDMELFSVRRKDFWLLSTVIRLLKEFIPKLCHDADGLIFQGWDDPYVTRTHEGLLKWKYPSMNSVDFLFELTNDNRQLVFLYERGKKKLMDGARIAFPDEIDPPSVAGRIVECSWNKEEQCWACMRIRSDKSTPNDINTYRKVMRSITDNITEEKLLEEIDEIRRLPMYHDRIAQAHAKMAHRRR; encoded by the exons ATGACGAGCAGCAGCCGTACGAAGAGGCGGTTGAGGTTGACTATGCTCAGGAGGGGCACGTCGAGTCCGCTGTGGCGACAATGC GAGCGTGAAGAAAGACGTAGGAAACTAAAGAGAGAGAAGCAGGATGATGGATCGAGGCTACATTCCCAGCAGATTAGGAATGATTATGTTCCTCAACCAAAAAGACCTAGTCGCATAAAAGAGGCACCTCAGG GCTGGTTGGACTGTCCTGCATTTGGAGAGCCAATAGAGAAAATCATACCATCCAAGGTTCCTCTCGATGAAACGTTCAATGAGTCGGTGCCTCCTGGGAAACGATACTCCTCAAAGCAACTAGTTaacaaacaaagaaaagctGGTCGTGAT ATAGGCCTTGTGATTGATTTGACAAATACCACTCGGTATTATTCACCAGCAGAATGGACAAAGCAAGGTACCAAGCATGTCAAG ATTCCATGCAAGGGAAGAGATGCTGTACCTGATAATGAATCTGTTAATGTGTTTGTCTATGAG GCGATGATGTTCCTTGATCGACAGAAGCAATCAAAGAATCCTAAATATATCTTGGTTCACTGTACCCACGGTCATAATCGTACAGGTTTCATGATTATTCATTACCTTATGCGCACACATGTCTCTTGTGTTGCTGAG GCAATAAGTATATTTGCTCAAAGGCGACCACCTGGCATATACAAGAGGGACTACATTGAAGCTCTGTATAAGTTTTACCATGAGGTCCCTGAGAATATGATGATAGCATGCCCTCCAACACCAGAATGGAAGAGACCTGATGATCTTGATTTAAATGGTGAAGCTAAGCAGGACAACGATGATGATAATGGTGATCTTGAACCACCAAAT AATGAATCCAAGGTTAAAGTCATAACTAATGACGATGTGTTAGGGGATGCTGTGCCATATGACCAACAAGAAGCTTTGCGTGTCCTGTGTTATCGGTTGCTTGAAATGCCCCTT GTAAGAGGGCACACACAATTCCCCGGATCACATCCAGTCTCTCTTAACAG TGAGAATCTACAACTACTTAGGCAGCGATACTACTATGCTACATGGAAAGCTGACGGAACACGCTATATGATGCTTATAATGAGAGATGGCTGTTTCTTGATTGATCGGAATTTCTGCTTTAGAAGGGTCCAGATGCGCTTTCCCCATAAGAGCCTCGAA GGTCTGCATGATATGACCTTGATTGATGGAGAAATGATTATAGACACGGTACCAAAGTCAGGATTGAAGAGAAGGTACTTGGCATATGATCTGATGGCCCTTGACGCTGTGTCCAAAACCAAG CTGCCGTTTTCTGAAAGGTGGAGAATGCTGGAAGATGAAATAATACGGCCACGTTATCATGAGAAAAAGCAGTTTGAGAGTGGTGCTAAGAGCAATCCTTTGTACAAATATGACATGGAACTATTTTCG GTTAGGAGGAAGGATTTTTGGCTGCTCTCCACAGTTATTAGGTTGCTTAAGGAATTTATTCCAAAACTTTGTCATGATGCTGATGGCCTAATATTTCAG GGCTGGGATGATCCATATGTAACTCGTACTCATGAAGGTCTTCTAAAGTGGAAATACCCTTCGATGAATTCAGTTGATTTTTTGTTTGAG CTTACGAATGATAATCGTCAGCTGGTTTTCCTTTATgagagaggaaaaaagaaaCTTATGGATGGTGCTCGGATCGCGTTTCCTG ATGAAATAGATCCACCCTCTGTTGCTGGGAGGATTGTTGAGTGTTCTTGGAATAAGGAAGAGCAGTGTTGGGCCTGCATGCGTATTCGATCAGATAAATCGACTCCAAACGATATCAACACATACCGAAAG GTGATGAGGAGCATCACAGATAACATCACTGAGGAGAAGCTTCTTGAAGAGATTGATGAGATCAGGCGCCTCCCGATGTATCACGATAGGATAGCGCAGGCTCATGCGAAGATGGCACatcggagaagatga